TGAAAACTCTAAAATTAACAACAATCCTAATGCTACTTACGTTTGCCACAGGCCAAATATTTAGTCAAAACGTAGATTTAGGCACCGAGAAAGAAGCTGTGCTAAAAGTAATGAAAACCTATAAAGATGCCCTGCAAAACCTGACGACTGAAGGTACCTTTGAGTTGTTTACAAAGGACTCGGAAGTTTTTGAATCTGGTGGTGTTGAGGGTTCCTATGCCCACTACATCGAACATCACTTAGGACCAGAATTAGGTCATTTCAAGAAATTTGAATTTTCAGATTATGTGATTGATGCAGAAGTAGACTTGCCCTACGCCTTTACTACCGAAACCTATATCTACACTATCGTTCTCAACCCCGATGATAAAGGCAATACCCGAACCATAAAGAAAAAAGGGGTGGTAACTTCTATCCTTAAGAAGATAGATGGGAAATGGAAAATAATTAAAACGCACTCTTCGTCAAGAAATACAAAGTAAAATTTTAACTGTGAGCGAATTCTTAAAACAATGGGGCGAAGCAGCCTATACGACTACCGGATTCTTCTGGATGGCACTCTGGGCTTTCATTTTGGGCTACATTATCAGTAGTATGATACAAATTTTTGTGACTGAAAAAAGGATGCAAAAAACAATGAACGAGAGTGAAGGTAAAAGTGTACTCTTAGGCACGTTTTTCGGTTTTATAAGCAGCTCGTGTAGTTTTTCGGCTTTAGCTAGTACAAAGTCCATCTTTAAAAAAGGTGCAAGCTTTGTGTCTTCCATTGCTTTTCTACTCGCATCGACCAATCTGGTTATTGAACTGGGTATTATCATTTCCATATTTTTGGGATGGCAGTTTGTAGTTGGCGAATACATAGGTGGAATTCTCTTAATTCTTATTTCGTGGATTTTAATACGAATAATCAATCCTAAAAAACTTATTGAAAAGGCGCGCAAGAATTTAGAGAACGAAGATGACGATGCGATGGATGATTCCAAGGAATGGAAAAAGCAGATACAAAAAGAAGATAGTTGGGCAAGGGTTGCCAAGAAATACAAGATGGAATGGCAGATGGTATGGAAAGACGTTACGGTTGGTTTTACCATTGCAGGAATCGTAGCAGCCTTTGTTCCCGATTCTTTCTTCCAAACACTATTTATCAATAGTGGTCAGGGTAATACAGACTTTACCTTTCTTGAAATATTGGAACATATCAT
This genomic interval from Nonlabens spongiae contains the following:
- a CDS encoding permease, whose product is MSEFLKQWGEAAYTTTGFFWMALWAFILGYIISSMIQIFVTEKRMQKTMNESEGKSVLLGTFFGFISSSCSFSALASTKSIFKKGASFVSSIAFLLASTNLVIELGIIISIFLGWQFVVGEYIGGILLILISWILIRIINPKKLIEKARKNLENEDDDAMDDSKEWKKQIQKEDSWARVAKKYKMEWQMVWKDVTVGFTIAGIVAAFVPDSFFQTLFINSGQGNTDFTFLEILEHIIVGPIAAFLTFIGSMGNIPLAALLFGKGVSFAGVMAFIFSDLVVFPVLRINAKYYGWKMSLFILFLLFTALIGTALALHYSFDLLGMLPDPSQVKIQDKEHFKIDYTFYLNMAFLAISGYLIYLGFFKRKDVEHSMSEMAPKSPLLESILKYAAYICYIWLAGGLIVKFFVN
- a CDS encoding YybH family protein → MKTLKLTTILMLLTFATGQIFSQNVDLGTEKEAVLKVMKTYKDALQNLTTEGTFELFTKDSEVFESGGVEGSYAHYIEHHLGPELGHFKKFEFSDYVIDAEVDLPYAFTTETYIYTIVLNPDDKGNTRTIKKKGVVTSILKKIDGKWKIIKTHSSSRNTK